The genomic window TTTTTTTGATGTGATCGGGCGCGCCCAGGAACATACACAGTGTATATCGTCGGCAGCGTCAGATGGGTATAAAAGAAAGATTCAGGTTCATTACTGCTTAATCCCAAAAAAAACACCAAAACCTCACCCCCGCCGTAGGCGCGACAAAAAGTTTTGAAGGGGAGTCCAGAGGGGAAACTTTTTCAAAAGTTTCCCCTCTGGCCGCCGGAGGCCTCTTAAAAGCCTTCTTCCAAGGGCGGCCAGACAAGGGCCTGGGTCTCGGGGTCAATGTCGGCCACGGGTTGCAGGGCCGATCTTCTGGCGGCGGGCTTGAGCCGCACGAACCGGCCGTCGACCTCCAGCCGTTCCTCGGCCAGCCATTGCAGGGCCTGAGGAAAAATGCGATGTTCCAGTTGCAGGATGCGCGCCCCGAGCTTGTCGCCTCCCTCGCCCGGTTCGCAGGGCACGGCGGCCTGGATGATGACCGGCCCGTTATCCATCTTTTCGTTCACGAAATGCACGGTGCAGCCGGAAATTTTCACGCCGTAGTCGGCGGCGTCGCCCTGGCCGTGCACACCGGGAAAACTGGGCAGCAGGGCCGGATGGACATTGATGACCCTGCCCTCGAAGGGTTTCAGGAACACCGGGGTGACGATGCGCATGAACCCGGCCATGACCACTGCGCCGCGTTCACCCACGCCGCTCGTGGTGATAGTCTGGACCAGGGCCTCGTCAAAGGCTTCGCGAGAATCGAATTCAGTATGCAGCAGCACCTGGGTCGGGATGTTGTGATTCCTGGCCCGGACCAGGCCATAGGCGTCTTCCCTGTTGGAAACGACGACCTTGATTTCGACATCAAGTACACCCGCTTCAATACGGTCGATGATGGATTGCAGATTGGACCCGCTCCCTGACACGAGAACGGCTATGGGCAATGGCATGGATGCTCCCTTTCGATGAATGAAAACTGCGGGGGACTGACCCCGCTTCCGAACTTGGCCCAATCCGCGTCCTTTTTCAAGAGCGGATTTCCCTGGGGCAGAATTGTCACCCTGAATCCATCCCGTCAATGGATTGCTTCTTTTGCGTGCATGGGTCATAGACGTGAATAGACAGGGCAAGGGACCAACAAGTAGTCATATGCTATGCGCATTTTATTAATCATATTCATGCTGCTGAGCCAGCTCCCGGCTTCGGCAGCCGGCCTTCGCGTGATCAGCGAATCCAATCCTCCCTTCAATTATGAAAACCTGGGGCAGCCCACAGGTATCTCCACCGACATATTTCTGCTCATGGCAGACCGGGCGGGATTGAACCTCTCCCGCCAGGACATCAGCATCTGGCCGTGGGCTCGTGGGTACCAGGAAATACAGAAAAAATCCGACGTCATCCTGTTTTCCATGGCCAAGACCGAAGCTCGAAAGGATCTGTTCCAATGGATCGGACCGATAATGCCCCTCTACGGAAGCCTGATCGCGCTCAAGAAAAGGAACATAAGAATCTCCGACCCCATCAAGGAGGCGAGCTTGTACCGGTTCGGAACCATCCGGGCCAGCGCTTCGGAACAGTATCTGATCAGAAACGGCATGGATATCAAATATATCTATCCCGTGCACGACCTGAAGCTGAACGCCAAGAAACTCCATGAAAACCGGATTGACGTCATGGTGGCAAACGAATCCGCCGCCTTTTTCACCATGAAGCAGATGGGCTATGACCCCGCCGACGTTGAGGTCGTACTCAGACTGTTTTCCTCGTTACTGTACTTCGCGGCCAGCCTGGACATGGACCCGGCCATCGTGCAACGGCTGCAGACAGCCCTGGACCAGCTCAAGGCAGACGGCACCGTGGATCGCATTATCAGCGATTACCGCTAGACACAAATTCGGCCACGGAAAAGGGCTTCACCAAATAGGTGAAGCCCTTTTCCGTCATATCGATCGATTTATTCGGCATCCTTGACCAGCGCGGCCACCAGTCCGGGGATGGTGTAGTCCTCCGGCTCGATATCCGGGGTGAAGCCGAACCGCTTCACGGTCTCGGTGGTCACCGGGCCGATGGAGGCTATCTTCATGTCCGGGTACTTCCTGAAGACCTCGGGGTCCACCAGCTCGAAAAAGTTCTCCACCGTGCTGGAGGAGGTGAAGGTCACGTACTGGATGTCGCCGTTGTCCAGGCCGGCCACGATCTCGTCGCCGCTTGCCTGGACCAGCTTGGTCTCGTAGACAGGCAGAACCGTGACGTTGCAGCCCGCTTCCTTGAGTTCCTTGGGCAGCACCTCGCGGGCTACCTTGGCGCGGGGGATGAGCACGTCCGAACCGGCAATGCCGAGCTTGAGCAATCCCTCGACCACGTGTTCGGCCACATATTTCTCGGGAATGAAGTCCGGCTCGATGCCGCGGGCGCGGAGTTCGTCCGCCGTGGCCGGGCCGATGGCCGCGATCTGCATGCCGCCGAAGATGCGCGCATCCAGCCCGATCAGCCGAAGCTGTTCCCAGAAGAATTTGACGCCGTTGACCGAGGTGAACACCACCCACTGATATCGGGCCAGTTGCAGGATGGCGGTCTCGACCTCGCTGTAATCGCTCAGAGGCTCCACGGCGATGGTCGGGAATTCGTGAATGCATGCACCATGGCCGCGCAGAATATCCACCAGCCCCGAAGCCTGTTCCCGAGCGCGGGTCACGACCACGCCCTGGCCGAGCATGGGCTTCTTTTCGAACCAGGCAAGCTTGTCGTGCAGAGAACAGACGCCGCCCACGATGATGATGGAAGGGGCCTTCCAATCACGCTGCTTTGCCTCTTCGGCTACCTTGTCGAGGGTGGAAACGAACGAGGTCTGGTTGCAGCGCGTACCCCAGCGAACCAATGCCACAGGGGTGTCGGCAGCCCGACCGTTGTCCATGAGATTCTTGGCTATCATGGGCAGGTTGCCCACGCCCATGTAAAAGACCAGGGTAGAGTTGGACTGGCCGTAGACCGCCCAATTATTCCCGGATTCGCCCTTGGTCGGATCTTCGTGGCCGGTGATGAAACAGACCGAAGTGGTGTGATCGCGATGCGTCACCGGGATGCCCGCATAGGCAGCCGCTGCCACGCCCGCCGTGATGCCCGGCACGACCTCGAATTCGATGCCCGCCTCGACCAGTTCTTCGCCCTCTTCGCCGCCGCGGCCGAAGACGTACGGGTCACCGCCCTTGAGACGGCAGACCATCAGGCCGGATCTGGCTTTCTCCACGATCAGGTCATTGATCTTGTCCTGGGGCAGGGTGTGGTCCCCGCCCTTCTTGCCCACGTACAGAATCTCGCATTCCGGCTTGCACCACTTCAGGAAGTCCGCATTGGCCAGATAGTCGTAGATCATGATGTCGCAGGTCTCGATGACCTCTTTCGCACGCAGGGTCAACATTCCCGGATCGCCCGGTCCAGCACCAACCAAAAATACATTTGCCATATCGTTTGCCTCCGGCGGCCAGGAAACCTTTTGAAAGAGGTTCCCTGGACCCTCCAAAACTTTGTATCACGGCGCTGGGAGACTGTACGAACTCGGACATTCCCGGATGCGCCATTTGGGGCCTTTCATCTGTGGCGCGCCCTTCGCGGACCACGTTTCTACGCCGCCGTCATCTACTTTTGCTTCCCTTTGCACTCCCTGACGGCGTAGCTCCAAAAAATTGCAAAAGGGGGTCCGGGGGAAAACCTTTGAAAAAAATTTCCTCCGGATTACTTACAAAACCTATCCCATGACCGACTCAAGGCGGGCCTTGAGCTGGGTCAGTTTGTTTTTTTCTTCTTCCATCTCGGCGAGTTTTTTCTTCTCGCCTTCAACCACCTCGGCGGGGGCGTTGCTCACAAAGCCGGGGTTCTTGAGCTTACCGGCCACGCCCTTCATGGTCTTGTCGAGCTTGACCATGTTCTTGTCCAGACGGACGAGTTCGGATTCAAAGTCCACCACGCCTTCGAGCGGCACGGACAATTCGTTGCCCTGGACCACGGCCACGCCGGAAGCCTTGGGCCCCTTCACGTCCGGGCCGATGGTCACGGTATGGATTCGGGCCAGGGACCGGATCAAACCGATGTTGCCTTCAAGGACTGCCTTGTCCTCGTCGCTGACGGTCTTGATGAGCAGGTCGAGCTTCTTGGCCGGTTCGATAAGCAGTTCGGTGCGGATGTTTCGGGTACCGGAGACCACGCCCATGAACAATTCCATCTCCTTGACCACGTTCGGATTCAGACAGTCCTTGCGCATGGCCGGAAACGGCAGGGTGGCGATATCCTCGGAACGGTCGTCGTTCGCAGGTCTGGGCAGTACGCTCCAGATTTCCTGGGTGATGAACGGGGTCACCGGATGAAGCAGAACCATGGTCTCGGACAGGACGGTCCAGAGAACCTTCTGGGTGGCTGCCTTGACGGTCTCGTCCTCGCCGTAGAGGGCGGGCTTGATCATCTCCAGGTACCAGTCGCAGAATTCCGACCATATGAACTTGTAGAGTATCTGGGCGATCTCGTTGAACCGATAGGTCCCGGTGGCCTCGACAATGGCCGCCTTTACCTCTTCAAGGCGATGCAGAATCCAGCGGTTGGCCAGGCCATCCGCCTGATCGAGTTCCACTGCCGGGATTTCATCCGGCAGGTTCATCATGGCGAACCGGGTGGCGTTCCATATCTTGTTCATGAAATGCTTGTAGCCCTCGATGCGCTGCTCCGAAAGCTTGATGTCACGACCCATGGCCGCAAAGCTGGTCAGGGTGAAACGCAGGGCATCGGCCCCGTATTTGCCGATCATGTCCAGCGGGTCAATGACGTTGCCCGTGGACTTGGACATCTTCTTGCCCATCTCGTCACGGACCAGGGCGTGGATGTAGACGTGCTTGAACGGCACTTCATTCTTGAACTGAAGACCCATCATCATCATACGGGCCACCCAGAAGAACAGGATGTCGAACCCGGTCACCAGACAGGATGTGGGGTAGTACCGGGCCAGCTCCTTGGTGTCGTCGGGCCAGCCGAGCGTGGAGAACGGCCACAGGGCGGAAGAAAACCAGGTGTCGAGCACGTCCTCGTCCTGGACCAGATTGCCGCTGCCGCATTTGGGACAGGCGGTCGGGTCTTCCATGGGCACGATCAGTTCGCCGCACTCCTCGCAGGTCCAAGCCGGGATGCGATGCCCCCACCAGATCTGCCGGGAGATGCACCAGTCGCGGATTTCGTCCAGCCAGGCGTAATAGGTCTTGGTCCAATGCTCCGGGAAAATCTGGGTCTCAGCGGGCACAGCGGCACGGGCCTTTTCAGCCAGCGGCTTCATGGACACGAACCACTGGGTGGAGACATGCGGCTCGATCACGGACTTGCAACGATAGCACACGCCCACGGAATGTTCATGGTCGGCGACTTCCACAACGCGGCCCTCGGCTTCGAGGTCGGTCATGACGGCCTTGCGCGCATCGGAAACGGACAGACCCTGATATTTCTCCGGGGCATTCTCGTTGACGAAGCCCTTCTCGTCGAGCACGGAGATGACTTCGAGATCGTGCTTGCGGCCCAACTCCCAGTCGTTCATGTCGTGAGCGGGAGTGACCTTGAGGCAGCCGGTGCCGAACTCGATGTCCACGTAGGTGTCGCCGATGATGGGCAGTTCCTTGCCGACCAGCGGCAGGATGGCTGTCTTGCCGATCAGGTGATTGAAACGGTCGTCGTCCGGGTTCACGGCAATGGCCGTATCGCCCAGCATGGTCTCGGGGCGGGTGGTGGCTATGATGAGATCACCGGAACCGTCGGTCAGGGAATACCTGATGTGATGCAGGTGGCCGGGCTTGTTCTCGTGTTCGACCTCGTCGTCGGCCAGGGCGGTATGGCAACGGTTGCACCAGTTGATGATGTAGTCGCCCTTGTAGATCAGCCCTTCCTCGAAAAGCTTGACAAAGACCTCGCGCACGGCCTTGGCGCGCTGCTCGTCAAAGGTGAAACACTCGCGGGTCCAGTCCACGGATGCGCCGATACGGCGGATCTGGCCCAGGATATGGTCGCCCTTCTCCTTTTTCCACTCCCAGACGCGTTCGATGAACTTGTCGCGGCCCAGATCGTCGCGGGTCAACCCCTCTTCCTTGAGCTGACGCTCCACCACGTTCTGGGTGGCGATGCCCGCATGGTCGGTGCCGGGCACCCACAGCACGTTCTTGCCCTGCTGACGATTGAAGCGGCACAGGATATCCTGAAGCGTCAGATTCAAGGCATGGCCCATATGCAGGACACCGGTGACGTTGGGCGGCGGGATGACGATGGAATAGGACTCACCCGGACCATCGGGGTCAGGGGTGAAAGTCTTGTCCGCTTCCCAACGGGTTTCCCATTTTTCTTCCACATCCCACGGTTCGTAGGCTTTGGCTAATTCTTTACGGGCCATTAAAATTCCTTCCTTTATACTGGCACACGCCGGGATATGTTCACCGACGGCCTGAAATATCGTATAGTTACGCTTGCGCAAGTGGTTGCGCCTTTGATAGCGTCGGGCTACCCTTGTCAAGAGAGCCGCATATGTCAAGCATACATATATACTGGGACGAATCGCATTTCTGGGGACTGCTGGTCACCCGCGCACTCACGGCGTGGGCCATTCCCCACCGTCTGGTGCGCGGATCAGAAATAGCCGATGGCGTGCTCGCTGGCAAGTTCGGCGAAGCACCCAGGATGCTCATCGTTCCGGGAGGCCGGGCCAAGGGCAAGGCCGACAGGCTGGGCGTGCGCGGCATGGACGCCATCTGTGAATTCGTGCATGGCGGCGGCACCTACCTCGGATTCTGCGGCGGCACCGGACTGGCCCTGTCCGGCCCTTACGGACTGGGGCTCTCCCCCTGGACCCGCAAAGGGTACAAAAACCGGCTGCACCACTTCCTGTCGGGACACGTGGAGACCCGATTGAATACCGACGACGAACTGGTTCCGAGCGACATGTCCGAGGCCCTGCTCCCGGTATGGTGGCCGGGCCGGTTCGACCCGGTGGACGAGTCTGTCACGGTGCTTGCCCGGTACGGCAAACCCGGCCCGGACTTCTGGGTGGCGGACCTGAACCTGTCCACCCTGCCCAAGGGTACCATGACCGACTGGGAAAATCTTTACGGCATCAACCTGAACCCAGATTTCATGGAAGGCTTGCCTGCGGTGACGGTCAATGATTTCGGCGCGGGCCAGGCCATATTGAGCTACGCCCACCTGGAGACGCCCGCATCCCCTCAGGCCAATCGCTGGCTGCTCCACCTCCTGGCCCGGAGCCTCGGAGACTCCGGGGAATCCATCAATGCCAAAGGACCGGTTCCGGCCTGGGACGTGGCCGCCCGCCCGACGATCTGGGAAGACCCCACGCTCATGCAGGCGCGTCAGGCCATGGAACAGATCATCATCACCGGCACCAACCACTTTCTCCTGTTCTGGCGCAATCCATGGCTGTTGGGCTGGCGGCGGGGCATTCCCGGCGCAGGCATCAACACCCTGTATTCACTCATCTGCGAGTCCCTGGCCTGCAAACCCGACAACGAAACCCTGGCTTTCTGGAACGACAAACGCGACCGTTTCAAGCTGCTCATGGACCTGCTGGTAAGCGGGCTGACCGGCTATCTGCTGGCCGAAAGACTGTCCATGACCGTGTTCCATTCCGATCCCGAAGCCGTGGCAGTAAAAGGCCTGCGCGAACAACGCCGCGCCCTGTTCGGATTGCCGCCCGAACCAGGCGGCATCTTTGTCGACCTCTCCAGTATGCTGGAAGAACTGTACTGGCGTCTTTCCTCAAGCACCACCACATAACCTTTGATGAAAATTGTCTTTTCCCAATCTCATTGCCATTTCGCAAAGTCCTGTGTTAATTTCAAGCAAGTGTTTTGCTGAGCACTCCGGGCCACGGCAAGTTTCTTTTTTTTTTGCACGGTGACCAATGGCAGACGAACAAGACCTCAATAACAGCGTTGACGCACAATTCCGCTTCGCCATGTCCGAAGACGGCATGAAGCTGGGCGTCAACCGTTATTTCCCTCCCAACGGAGGGAAGGGGCCGAGTGTGGAACTCCTCCGAAGCCAGGTGGCTGCTGCCGGGGTGCAACTCCCCATCGACGAAAACGCTGCCCAGCGCATTGTTGACGCCATTGGGCAGAATCAGGAATTCAGGGGCATAACCCTGGTCCGCGGCATTCCGGCCAAAGAGCCCAGGGACGCCACCCTTGTGGCCCTCGGGGATCTGAATTTCCCCGTCTTCCCCAACGACAGGTTCGTTCGATACCGTCCAGCCCAGGCAGCCGAAACCGGCGAAACCATCGATCGGCGCCCCCTCGCCCCGGTAGGCAACTTCACCCCGAAGGACATCACCGTGGAAGTCGGCGAAAACGTGGACTGGGACCCGGTCTCAGAAGCTTACATTTCCCGAATATGGGGCATGGCCCGGCTCAAGGACGGTGTCATCACAGTGGACCCCATTCCACATATTTCCGACGACGCGGTCCAGGTCACCGGGAGCATGCATCATCAGGATTTCAAGGGCAAACCCATCACTCCCGCCCGCATAGACAAGGAGTTGCGAGACCTGGGCGTCACCATCGACATTGACCTTGATCTTCTCGACGCCAAACTCAAACAGGCCGCCGCTCTCGGAGTCACACTCTTTGACCAGACCCTGGTCAAGGGCATTCATCCGGTCCCCGGACGCGACGGGTGGTTGGAATATCTGGTATCCACCCGCGAGGACGCCGGCATCGAAGACGCTGCCGGACGGCTGGATTTCCGAAACCGGGGAACCTTCCCCATGGCCAAACCGGGACAGGTCATCGGCCGATTGCACCATCCCACAGCGGGAGAGGGCGGTATCGACATCTACGGCAAAACCATTCCGGCCCATGCGGGCAACGTGCTGCATGTCCATGCGGGTGAAAACGTCGCTGTCCAGGAGGACGGCGTCACCTTCATGTCCAAGGCTCAAGGCGTGGTGGTCATGGAAAAAGGCACCCTTTCGGTAACGGAATGCCTTGTCATCCCCGGCAACGTGGATTTCACCTCAGGCAACGTGACGGTCGAGCACGGTTCCGTAAAAATCAAGGGGTCCATCCAGGCGGGGTTCTCGGTCTCCGCTCCCGAACATGTTATCGTGGAAGGTTCCATTGAAAGCGCCACAGTCTATGCGGGAGGGCTGTTGGAAGTATCAGGCGGCATCCTCATGCCCGACGGCGGCATGATCGTCTGTGACGGCCAGGTCGTTGCCAACTACGCAACCAATGCCAAGATCAGGGCTGGAGGCGACGTACATATCGCCAATGAGATCCAGAACTCGTCCATCCAGGCCGGGGGCAAGCTCTTTGCCACGTCAGGAAAAGGCATCATCCAGGGTGGCACGATCTGCACACGCAAGGGCATGGAAATCAACGAGATCGGCTCCGAGCTGGGCGTGAACACCACCGTATGCATCCATATCGAAAATGACGAAGACGAAGAGCTGCGCCAGGAACGGGCCAAGGTTTCCCAGGCCATCAAGAAGATCGACAGCGCCCTGGGCACCGAGCCGCCCGAGATCATCCTCTCCCGGGTACCTGCCGAAAAACGGCCTGCCGTGAAAGAAGTCCTCAAGCACCGAAGGACCCTGGTCAACCGGCGCAAGACCTTGAGCGAGGAAATCAACCAACTGATGCTGAAGCGTCAGGAAGAAATGAACAACGTGGATATCAAGATCCTGAAGCTCGTGCATCCCGGCACTGTCATCAAATTCGGAAACAAGGGGAAAGAGATCGGCAAACGGCTGGAAGCATCGACCTTTTACTGGGACGTACACCATCGTGACGTTGCAGTGAAATAGGCATCAGGCAGGATAGTCCACGCGAACCAGGGTCAGCCCCTGCGGCGGCACCGTGGCCGGTGCGCACGTCCGGTCGCCCGACACGAGAATGGCCCGGACCTCCTCCGTGGTGAGTTTGCCTCGGCCGCAGGCCACCATACACCCCATCAGATTGCGCACCATCTGTTTCAGGAAACCGGTTGCCGTGAACCGCCAGACCGACTCATGGCCGGTGACGCCTTCCTGCCGCGAGATGCCGGAGACGGTCCGGACAGTGGACCCGACGTCGGTGCCCACGTTCTGGAAGGCCGCGAAATCATGCTCGCCCGCAAGGATGCGGGCGGCCGCCTCCATGCGCTCGAAATCCACCGGCCCGCAATTCCAGACATAGCGGCTGCGCTGCGGCAGACAGAACATGCGCTCATGCCACAAAGCATATTCATAGGTCTTGGCCCTGGCCCAGTACCGGGCGTGAAAATCGTCAGGCACAGGCACGGCGTCCAGCACCCGCACATCCGGGGGAAGCAACCCGTTCAGACTTCGCTGCCACGTCAGGCCGCGCCGCTTTTCGGCGCAATCGAAATGGACAACCTGCCCCAGGGCGTGCACCCCGGAATCCGTGCGGCCCGAGCCGTGAACCCGCACCTTCGTTCCAAGAATGACTTCGAGGGCCTTCTCCAACTCACCCTGCACGGTCCGATCTCTAGGCTGCAACTGCCATCCGCAGAAATCCGTGCCGTCATAGGCCAATGTCAGTTTGATACGGGTCATGTGCAAGGTATACGCCAAGGCTTTACGCAGTTCAATAACGGACAAAACAACAAAAACGGGCAACCCGTAAGGGCTGCCCGCGCATCAGGTTCGTCTGCGCAAATCACTATTGACTTTCGAATGGGATTTGCAATTTGGTCAGTGCCTCCGACAACTTGGCGGCCTTCTTGGCCTCCACGAACGACAGGATTTCGCCTGCCTGTCTTCCGCGCATACCCGAGAGCACCTTCACGGCCAGGTCATCGTCCATGCTCTGCAAAATTTCCGCAGCCTTCTTGGCCTTGGTGTTGGAGATCATGTCCACAAGCTGCTTGACGCGCATGTCCTTGATTTCCTTGGCCTCGTCCAGCATGGACTTGATCTCGGAATGAAGTTTCCGGACCTTTTCGGCCTCAGCCTTGATGGACGCTTCCATCTCCTTGAGGGTGCGCTCCTTGATGGCCAATTCCTCTTCCTTGCGCTTGAGGGCCTTCCATTCCTGAGGCAGATCGTCCTCTGTACGAGGCTTGACGGCCGTATCCAACGCCTGCTCTTCCTTGGCCGCACGGTTGGCTTCGGAATCTGCCTTGTCGGCTATGGGGGTGGGGACGGCCTCGGCCTTGTCTTCAGCGGCCACGGCTACCCCCGGAATTCCGTCAGGAAGCGCGTTTTTCACCATTTTCAGCGTCATAGAATCGACACTAAGCATGCCGAACACGGCCAGTTTCAACAGGGCCAGAAAAACGAGACTGACAAGAACCTTAGATATCCTTAGGTTCGTACCGGAGCGTTGCCATTTCATCGTTTTCTTTCTCTTCTCGAGCGTTTTCTTCTTCATGATGCTTCTTGGATTGCGTTTCCTTGAGCTTCTCCAGGAGCTTCTTGTCCCTGGAGCGTTCCACGGCCTCCGTCAGACATCTTTGCAATTTGAGTTCCAAACTGTTCAGATCCACCCGCACAATGGAGATGTCCTGCTCCAGGGCCTGTTTGTAC from Pseudodesulfovibrio sp. S3 includes these protein-coding regions:
- the purN gene encoding phosphoribosylglycinamide formyltransferase — encoded protein: MPLPIAVLVSGSGSNLQSIIDRIEAGVLDVEIKVVVSNREDAYGLVRARNHNIPTQVLLHTEFDSREAFDEALVQTITTSGVGERGAVVMAGFMRIVTPVFLKPFEGRVINVHPALLPSFPGVHGQGDAADYGVKISGCTVHFVNEKMDNGPVIIQAAVPCEPGEGGDKLGARILQLEHRIFPQALQWLAEERLEVDGRFVRLKPAARRSALQPVADIDPETQALVWPPLEEGF
- a CDS encoding transporter substrate-binding domain-containing protein, which translates into the protein MRILLIIFMLLSQLPASAAGLRVISESNPPFNYENLGQPTGISTDIFLLMADRAGLNLSRQDISIWPWARGYQEIQKKSDVILFSMAKTEARKDLFQWIGPIMPLYGSLIALKKRNIRISDPIKEASLYRFGTIRASASEQYLIRNGMDIKYIYPVHDLKLNAKKLHENRIDVMVANESAAFFTMKQMGYDPADVEVVLRLFSSLLYFAASLDMDPAIVQRLQTALDQLKADGTVDRIISDYR
- the cobA gene encoding uroporphyrinogen-III C-methyltransferase, with the translated sequence MANVFLVGAGPGDPGMLTLRAKEVIETCDIMIYDYLANADFLKWCKPECEILYVGKKGGDHTLPQDKINDLIVEKARSGLMVCRLKGGDPYVFGRGGEEGEELVEAGIEFEVVPGITAGVAAAAYAGIPVTHRDHTTSVCFITGHEDPTKGESGNNWAVYGQSNSTLVFYMGVGNLPMIAKNLMDNGRAADTPVALVRWGTRCNQTSFVSTLDKVAEEAKQRDWKAPSIIIVGGVCSLHDKLAWFEKKPMLGQGVVVTRAREQASGLVDILRGHGACIHEFPTIAVEPLSDYSEVETAILQLARYQWVVFTSVNGVKFFWEQLRLIGLDARIFGGMQIAAIGPATADELRARGIEPDFIPEKYVAEHVVEGLLKLGIAGSDVLIPRAKVAREVLPKELKEAGCNVTVLPVYETKLVQASGDEIVAGLDNGDIQYVTFTSSSTVENFFELVDPEVFRKYPDMKIASIGPVTTETVKRFGFTPDIEPEDYTIPGLVAALVKDAE
- a CDS encoding valine--tRNA ligase, which codes for MARKELAKAYEPWDVEEKWETRWEADKTFTPDPDGPGESYSIVIPPPNVTGVLHMGHALNLTLQDILCRFNRQQGKNVLWVPGTDHAGIATQNVVERQLKEEGLTRDDLGRDKFIERVWEWKKEKGDHILGQIRRIGASVDWTRECFTFDEQRAKAVREVFVKLFEEGLIYKGDYIINWCNRCHTALADDEVEHENKPGHLHHIRYSLTDGSGDLIIATTRPETMLGDTAIAVNPDDDRFNHLIGKTAILPLVGKELPIIGDTYVDIEFGTGCLKVTPAHDMNDWELGRKHDLEVISVLDEKGFVNENAPEKYQGLSVSDARKAVMTDLEAEGRVVEVADHEHSVGVCYRCKSVIEPHVSTQWFVSMKPLAEKARAAVPAETQIFPEHWTKTYYAWLDEIRDWCISRQIWWGHRIPAWTCEECGELIVPMEDPTACPKCGSGNLVQDEDVLDTWFSSALWPFSTLGWPDDTKELARYYPTSCLVTGFDILFFWVARMMMMGLQFKNEVPFKHVYIHALVRDEMGKKMSKSTGNVIDPLDMIGKYGADALRFTLTSFAAMGRDIKLSEQRIEGYKHFMNKIWNATRFAMMNLPDEIPAVELDQADGLANRWILHRLEEVKAAIVEATGTYRFNEIAQILYKFIWSEFCDWYLEMIKPALYGEDETVKAATQKVLWTVLSETMVLLHPVTPFITQEIWSVLPRPANDDRSEDIATLPFPAMRKDCLNPNVVKEMELFMGVVSGTRNIRTELLIEPAKKLDLLIKTVSDEDKAVLEGNIGLIRSLARIHTVTIGPDVKGPKASGVAVVQGNELSVPLEGVVDFESELVRLDKNMVKLDKTMKGVAGKLKNPGFVSNAPAEVVEGEKKKLAEMEEEKNKLTQLKARLESVMG
- a CDS encoding BPL-N domain-containing protein, producing MSSIHIYWDESHFWGLLVTRALTAWAIPHRLVRGSEIADGVLAGKFGEAPRMLIVPGGRAKGKADRLGVRGMDAICEFVHGGGTYLGFCGGTGLALSGPYGLGLSPWTRKGYKNRLHHFLSGHVETRLNTDDELVPSDMSEALLPVWWPGRFDPVDESVTVLARYGKPGPDFWVADLNLSTLPKGTMTDWENLYGINLNPDFMEGLPAVTVNDFGAGQAILSYAHLETPASPQANRWLLHLLARSLGDSGESINAKGPVPAWDVAARPTIWEDPTLMQARQAMEQIIITGTNHFLLFWRNPWLLGWRRGIPGAGINTLYSLICESLACKPDNETLAFWNDKRDRFKLLMDLLVSGLTGYLLAERLSMTVFHSDPEAVAVKGLREQRRALFGLPPEPGGIFVDLSSMLEELYWRLSSSTTT
- a CDS encoding FapA family protein — its product is MADEQDLNNSVDAQFRFAMSEDGMKLGVNRYFPPNGGKGPSVELLRSQVAAAGVQLPIDENAAQRIVDAIGQNQEFRGITLVRGIPAKEPRDATLVALGDLNFPVFPNDRFVRYRPAQAAETGETIDRRPLAPVGNFTPKDITVEVGENVDWDPVSEAYISRIWGMARLKDGVITVDPIPHISDDAVQVTGSMHHQDFKGKPITPARIDKELRDLGVTIDIDLDLLDAKLKQAAALGVTLFDQTLVKGIHPVPGRDGWLEYLVSTREDAGIEDAAGRLDFRNRGTFPMAKPGQVIGRLHHPTAGEGGIDIYGKTIPAHAGNVLHVHAGENVAVQEDGVTFMSKAQGVVVMEKGTLSVTECLVIPGNVDFTSGNVTVEHGSVKIKGSIQAGFSVSAPEHVIVEGSIESATVYAGGLLEVSGGILMPDGGMIVCDGQVVANYATNAKIRAGGDVHIANEIQNSSIQAGGKLFATSGKGIIQGGTICTRKGMEINEIGSELGVNTTVCIHIENDEDEELRQERAKVSQAIKKIDSALGTEPPEIILSRVPAEKRPAVKEVLKHRRTLVNRRKTLSEEINQLMLKRQEEMNNVDIKILKLVHPGTVIKFGNKGKEIGKRLEASTFYWDVHHRDVAVK
- the truA gene encoding tRNA pseudouridine(38-40) synthase TruA, which translates into the protein MTRIKLTLAYDGTDFCGWQLQPRDRTVQGELEKALEVILGTKVRVHGSGRTDSGVHALGQVVHFDCAEKRRGLTWQRSLNGLLPPDVRVLDAVPVPDDFHARYWARAKTYEYALWHERMFCLPQRSRYVWNCGPVDFERMEAAARILAGEHDFAAFQNVGTDVGSTVRTVSGISRQEGVTGHESVWRFTATGFLKQMVRNLMGCMVACGRGKLTTEEVRAILVSGDRTCAPATVPPQGLTLVRVDYPA
- a CDS encoding magnesium transporter MgtE, with product MKWQRSGTNLRISKVLVSLVFLALLKLAVFGMLSVDSMTLKMVKNALPDGIPGVAVAAEDKAEAVPTPIADKADSEANRAAKEEQALDTAVKPRTEDDLPQEWKALKRKEEELAIKERTLKEMEASIKAEAEKVRKLHSEIKSMLDEAKEIKDMRVKQLVDMISNTKAKKAAEILQSMDDDLAVKVLSGMRGRQAGEILSFVEAKKAAKLSEALTKLQIPFESQ
- the fliJ gene encoding flagellar export protein FliJ — translated: MVKPFKFKLDKVLDFREQLEEQAKAALSRAKALRDAQAEVLADLETRMQAHLEAELESRKSTNDMWLWRQYKQALEQDISIVRVDLNSLELKLQRCLTEAVERSRDKKLLEKLKETQSKKHHEEENAREEKENDEMATLRYEPKDI